The Thermosulfurimonas sp. F29 genome includes a window with the following:
- a CDS encoding substrate-binding domain-containing protein: MQPLYLPWPLDTGREIPENLFLPGSNLVYDFHGDPCRAELVITMEGNQFMVIPTLLRAFCEYIGRRVSVFYVTLPPPRFRPLVEGAPLAIGNLVLSVKPHVVMGPPEFMKGLLEKDLIDEPRTFIRNQGVVLVVKRGNPKGISGPEDLLRPDIRVAISNPQTEVNSYRTYLSALSHVPGLPEKIRREALTSRFIHHREIPAMIYHGIADVAPLYHHFGLYYRNPEFFPEPLFDCVEFPEGARIRNEYQVALMRNHSGEAAEAFREFLLSEEARRIYARYGFAP; this comes from the coding sequence ATGCAGCCTCTTTATCTTCCCTGGCCCCTGGATACGGGAAGGGAAATTCCCGAGAACCTCTTTCTTCCGGGCTCCAATCTGGTTTACGACTTCCACGGAGATCCCTGCCGGGCCGAGCTCGTCATCACCATGGAAGGCAACCAGTTCATGGTCATCCCGACTCTCCTCAGGGCCTTCTGCGAGTACATCGGTCGCCGGGTTTCGGTCTTCTATGTCACCCTGCCACCGCCCCGATTCAGGCCCCTGGTGGAGGGGGCCCCGCTTGCCATCGGAAACCTGGTTCTTTCCGTAAAACCCCATGTGGTCATGGGCCCTCCGGAATTCATGAAGGGTCTCCTGGAGAAGGACCTCATCGACGAACCCCGGACCTTTATCCGCAATCAGGGGGTGGTCCTGGTGGTGAAACGGGGAAACCCTAAAGGGATTTCCGGGCCGGAGGACCTCCTGCGGCCGGACATTCGGGTGGCTATCTCAAACCCGCAGACGGAGGTCAACTCCTACCGCACCTACCTCTCGGCCCTCTCTCATGTGCCCGGACTCCCGGAAAAGATCCGGAGGGAGGCCCTCACGAGCCGCTTCATTCATCATCGCGAGATTCCGGCCATGATCTATCACGGGATTGCGGATGTAGCCCCCCTTTACCATCATTTCGGCCTTTACTATCGCAATCCCGAGTTTTTCCCCGAGCCCCTTTTTGATTGTGTGGAGTTCCCCGAGGGGGCCCGGATTCGGAACGAGTATCAGGTGGCTCTAATGCGGAACCACTCCGGAGAGGCGGCCGAGGCCTTTCGGGAGTTTCTCCTTTCGGAGGAGGCCCGCAGGATTTACGCCCGTTACGGGTTCGCACCGTGA